A single region of the Ornithorhynchus anatinus isolate Pmale09 chromosome 13, mOrnAna1.pri.v4, whole genome shotgun sequence genome encodes:
- the BID gene encoding BH3-interacting domain death agonist has protein sequence MENKVGIGSAPNSKDEVCTGMLVYSFLQCSRNCTFREELRSMGSDLQLLPDDFDDGELQTDGNRSGRCQAHGVEQESGHEEEAIRLIAEQLAQIGDELDGNIQQGLVRDVARQFMNANLSEEDRRKYLAATMERVMQAVPQELEREKATLLFALLLAKQVVNHSPTLLRSVFRTTVDYINRSLLAYTRNLARNEVA, from the exons ATGGAGAATAAG GTGGGAATCGGCTCCGCGCCCAACTCGAAAGACGAGGTGTGCACGGGCATGCTGGTCTACAGCTTCCTCCAGTGCTCCCGGAACTGCACCTTCCGCGAGGAGCTGCGTTCCATGGGCAGCGACCTGCAGCTGCTGCCCGACGACTTCGACGACGGGGAGCTGCAGACGGACGGAAACCGCAGCGGCCGTTGCCAAGCGCACGGGGTGGAGCAGG AATCGGGGCACGAGGAGGAAGCCATCCGCCTCATCGCCGAGCAGCTGGCCCAGATCGGGGACGAGCTGGACGGAAACATCCAGCAGGGCCTGGTCCGCGACGTGGCCCGGCAGTTTATGAACGCCAACCTGTCCGAGGAG GACAGGAGGAAGTACCTGGCGGCCACCATGGAGCGCGTGATGCAGGCGGTGCCCCAGGAGCTGGAGCGGGagaaagccacgctgctcttcgcTCTGCTCTTAGCCAAGCAAGTTGTGAACCACAGCCCGACCCTGCTCCGTAGCGTCTTCCGCACCACGGTGGACTACATCAACCGGAGCCTCCTCGCCTACACACGCAACCTGGCCAGAAAC GAGGTGGCCTGA